Sequence from the Pyrobaculum neutrophilum V24Sta genome:
CGTAGCCCCCATCGTCAAAGCGCTGAGGGAGGTGGGCTTCCGGGGAGGCGGCTCCAAGACCTTCGCCCAGGGGCAGTACAAAGGCGACATACAGACTTTAAAGGAGGCCATAAGGAGGGCTTTGGCATGATACCCACAAACCCCCGGGAGCTGGAGAAGTTGCTGAAGCGGATGGGGATAAAGGTGGAGGAGGTAGACGTTGCGTATGTGGAGCTTAGGCTGAAAAACGGCGAGGTGGTCAGGATAAACAACCCCACGGTTGCTCTGATGAAGATGCCCAACAAGGTGTTGCTCTACCAGATACAGACCTCGGAGGCGGCGGTGGAGCGGGTCCAGCAACAACAGCAGCAGCCCCAGCAGGGCGGCTACCAGCCCAGCGAAGACGACATAGCCCTGGTGATGGAGCAGACCGGGGCGACCCGGGAGGAGGCCGTAAACGCGCTGGTGGAGGCGAAGGGCGATCTGGTGCAGGCCGCGATGAAGATCCTCTCGAAGAAACGGGGAGGGTAAGTTTATATTACACACCCATCTATGTGGCATGCCGGTTAGACCAGCGCGTTGCTACAAAAGGATAAAGGGGCCGCCCTACACGAGGGAGGAGTACATCCACGGAGCGCCCATGATCCAGATACCGAAATTCGACATGGGGACCACAAGCGCCGCCGCCAGGGCGGCCTTCCCCCTCGTGGCTAAGCTGGTGGTCCAGGAGAGGGGGCAGATCAGGATGCAGGCCCTCGAGGCCGCTAGACAGATGGCGTATAAATACCTCTCGAAGTACGTCGGCGACGCCAACTACTACCTCAGGCTAGAGGCGGTTCCCCACCACGTGCTGAGGGAAAACAGGATGTTGGCCATGGCCGGCGCGGACCGTCTACAGGAGGGGATGAGGCTCGCCTTCGGCTCCCCCGCGGGCAGAGCCGCGAGGGTCGAGGCCGGGCAGGTGATCTTCTACGCCGAGTTTAAACCCGAGCACGTAGCCCACATGAAGGAGGCGCTTAGGCGCGCGTCTACCAAGCTGCCGCTTCCAACACGTATAGTCATTGAGGCAAAGGGCGATGGAGGCGGTAAAGCAGCTACACAGGGATAGGATAGAGGCCGCGCTACATCTGCTCGAGCGGGTTCTCTCCGGCGCCGTCACATCCCGCTCGGCCCTAGTGGCTGAGCTACAGGAGCTGTACAGCCGGAGGGGGCTGGAGCCCTTCCGGGGCCTCTCCAGGGAGGGGGTGTACGACAAGGAGGTGGCCACGGTCTACCTGGTGGGGGTCTACGGAGCTGGCGTTATCGCGCCGGGGGACTTCGACAACGTGTTCTACATAGAGAACAAGTCGATGGAGGCGGTGGAGCTCATCAGATCCATAGCCGAGGTGGTGGCGCCGGAGCAGAGGGACGCCTTGAGGGGCAAGACGGAGGAGATCAAGGGCAAGTCCGTGGA
This genomic interval carries:
- a CDS encoding nascent polypeptide-associated complex protein, translating into MIPTNPRELEKLLKRMGIKVEEVDVAYVELRLKNGEVVRINNPTVALMKMPNKVLLYQIQTSEAAVERVQQQQQQPQQGGYQPSEDDIALVMEQTGATREEAVNALVEAKGDLVQAAMKILSKKRGG
- a CDS encoding 50S ribosomal protein L16, translated to MPVRPARCYKRIKGPPYTREEYIHGAPMIQIPKFDMGTTSAAARAAFPLVAKLVVQERGQIRMQALEAARQMAYKYLSKYVGDANYYLRLEAVPHHVLRENRMLAMAGADRLQEGMRLAFGSPAGRAARVEAGQVIFYAEFKPEHVAHMKEALRRASTKLPLPTRIVIEAKGDGGGKAATQG
- a CDS encoding DUF2192 domain-containing protein, whose product is MEAVKQLHRDRIEAALHLLERVLSGAVTSRSALVAELQELYSRRGLEPFRGLSREGVYDKEVATVYLVGVYGAGVIAPGDFDNVFYIENKSMEAVELIRSIAEVVAPEQRDALRGKTEEIKGKSVEDRVFRVLRLVFTGAVLGYYPEMFLVKALRTYEAVYPELSERLVNYAAFYSAYKIAEDIAAGRIRTPEDLKIQKYSYCLKLGFQKCKPSDKLIAEVASAIYRVNKSVLAKLFAKGALPKLE